One region of Acidobacteriota bacterium genomic DNA includes:
- a CDS encoding (2Fe-2S)-binding protein: MSDEINKSDKEKAAVSRRTFLKASGISLGVPLVVGHRIVKVNGQDVKIFGPAKSAVSLTVNGQKRTVEVEPRVTLLEALRNELDITGAKRVCDRATCGACTVMMDGKPVYSCTVLAIEAQGKSITTVESLMQGEKLHPIQQAFVDNDGQQCGYCTPGFVMACKAFLDKNPNPTPEQVKKGLGGNLCRCGTYIGVRAAVLQAAQMQKGGKRNG; the protein is encoded by the coding sequence ATGAGTGATGAAATAAACAAATCAGATAAAGAGAAAGCGGCGGTGTCGCGACGAACCTTTTTAAAAGCATCGGGCATTTCGCTTGGTGTGCCGCTGGTCGTCGGACATCGAATCGTTAAGGTCAACGGACAGGATGTAAAAATATTTGGCCCAGCCAAATCTGCGGTTTCGCTCACGGTCAACGGGCAAAAGCGCACAGTTGAAGTCGAACCTCGCGTCACCTTGCTTGAAGCTTTACGCAACGAACTGGACATCACCGGCGCAAAACGGGTTTGTGACCGCGCCACCTGTGGGGCGTGCACGGTAATGATGGACGGCAAACCGGTCTATTCCTGCACCGTGCTTGCCATCGAAGCGCAAGGCAAATCCATCACCACAGTTGAATCATTGATGCAGGGCGAGAAATTACATCCCATTCAACAAGCTTTCGTAGATAACGACGGGCAACAGTGCGGCTATTGCACGCCGGGATTCGTAATGGCTTGTAAAGCTTTTTTGGATAAAAATCCGAACCCGACGCCTGAGCAGGTGAAAAAAGGGCTGGGCGGCAATCTCTGCCGTTGCGGAACCTACATAGGAGTCCGCGCAGCCGTATTGCAGGCAGCGCAAATGCAGAAAGGAGGAAAGCGCAATGGCTGA
- a CDS encoding FAD binding domain-containing protein, with protein sequence MNAFEYASPTTKEQAVKLLGNSWADAEVLAGGTDLISLMKDYVVTPKRLVNIKNIKELRGVSWSAKAGLRIGAIVTIQELLDSPQLREYKAITQAGEGIASPQLRAMGTVGGELCQRPRCWYYRAGFGILAKDEKGEPLVPNGDNRYHAILGNNGEALFVNPSSLAPALIAMNAKVRIFGAKGQREVALENFFVTPKSDGDREYDLKPGEMVTDIIVPPMAGAKSATYEVRQKDSLDWPLATASVVLTMTGNKVKAARIVLGHVAPTPYRSMDAEKALVGQAITEESAEAAGKAAVAQAKALSKNGYKIQLAKVAVKRAILAAAKGGMR encoded by the coding sequence GTGAACGCATTTGAATACGCAAGTCCGACGACAAAAGAACAGGCAGTCAAATTATTAGGCAATTCGTGGGCTGACGCAGAAGTTCTCGCGGGTGGCACCGATTTGATTTCTTTAATGAAAGATTACGTCGTCACCCCGAAACGTCTGGTAAACATTAAAAACATCAAGGAACTTCGCGGCGTCAGTTGGTCTGCGAAAGCCGGACTGAGAATCGGCGCTATCGTGACCATTCAGGAATTATTGGATAGCCCGCAACTGCGCGAATACAAAGCCATCACTCAAGCGGGTGAAGGCATCGCCAGTCCGCAACTTCGGGCGATGGGAACCGTCGGTGGTGAGCTTTGTCAACGTCCGCGTTGCTGGTATTACCGCGCAGGATTCGGCATTTTGGCAAAGGATGAAAAAGGCGAACCGCTGGTTCCGAACGGCGACAATCGTTATCACGCGATTCTCGGTAACAATGGCGAAGCCTTGTTCGTCAATCCTTCGAGCCTGGCTCCGGCATTGATTGCGATGAATGCCAAAGTCAGAATTTTCGGCGCAAAAGGACAACGCGAAGTGGCGCTTGAAAATTTCTTTGTCACGCCGAAATCCGATGGCGACCGCGAGTATGATTTAAAGCCCGGTGAAATGGTCACGGACATCATCGTGCCGCCGATGGCTGGAGCCAAGAGCGCGACCTATGAAGTTCGTCAAAAAGATTCATTGGATTGGCCGCTTGCTACGGCTTCGGTGGTATTAACCATGACCGGCAACAAAGTTAAAGCGGCGCGCATTGTACTCGGTCACGTTGCGCCGACGCCTTATCGGTCAATGGATGCCGAAAAGGCGCTGGTTGGTCAGGCGATTACCGAAGAGAGCGCCGAAGCTGCCGGCAAAGCCGCCGTCGCACAAGCCAAAGCATTAAGTAAAAACGGCTATAAAATTCAACTGGCAAAAGTTGCTGTCAAGCGCGCTATCTTAGCGGCAGCGAAAGGAGGAATGCGATGA
- a CDS encoding geranylgeranyl reductase family protein: MSAERLAVPISSHLFDEVVNKLWDVVIVGAGPAGSIAALHLARNGRQVLLLDKEDFPRDKICGDGLIADSLAALKRADLFDQIQAHGYQTSLGKVYSPSRYSFEVIGQFITLKRFILDELIMRKAVASGARFIKCKVRDIAVLADQSLALAVEGYQTAISAKIVLIATGANVELPAKLGLVRCANPSAVALRSYVRSKFTLDHLVISYDRSIAPGYAWIFPLGNGEFNIGCGITYDQTNGKRPNLRAVFKQFIENFPLAHQIMEQVEAQTPLRGAMLRCGLTGTSAKGKGNILVIGESIGSTFPFTGEGIGKAMETGEIAAQIVNEAFNQSDFAALDKFPARVEQELKPKFFGYQIAQDWFSKPWLNDFVTRRINKSRFLQEGLAGMVNETVDPGKIFSIGGILRSFFG; the protein is encoded by the coding sequence TTGAGCGCAGAGCGTTTGGCAGTCCCCATCTCTTCACACCTTTTCGATGAAGTAGTCAATAAATTATGGGATGTTGTAATTGTTGGCGCAGGTCCCGCCGGGTCTATCGCGGCTCTCCACCTTGCCCGAAACGGACGCCAGGTTTTATTACTCGATAAAGAAGATTTTCCCAGAGACAAGATTTGCGGTGACGGGTTGATTGCCGATTCACTGGCGGCATTGAAAAGAGCCGATTTATTTGACCAGATACAGGCGCACGGCTATCAAACATCGCTTGGCAAGGTTTATAGTCCGTCGCGTTACAGCTTCGAGGTAATCGGGCAATTCATTACTTTGAAACGCTTCATCCTTGATGAACTGATTATGAGAAAAGCTGTAGCCTCCGGCGCGCGATTTATTAAATGCAAAGTCAGGGATATTGCGGTTCTTGCTGATCAATCGCTGGCGCTTGCGGTCGAAGGTTACCAAACGGCGATCTCCGCGAAAATCGTTTTGATTGCAACCGGGGCAAATGTCGAATTGCCGGCAAAATTGGGATTGGTGAGGTGCGCCAATCCGAGCGCGGTTGCGTTAAGAAGTTATGTGCGCTCTAAATTTACCTTAGACCATCTGGTGATTTCCTATGACCGGTCGATTGCGCCCGGTTATGCCTGGATTTTTCCGCTTGGCAACGGCGAATTTAACATCGGTTGCGGCATTACCTATGACCAAACCAATGGCAAGCGACCGAATTTAAGAGCGGTGTTTAAACAATTCATCGAGAATTTTCCCCTCGCCCACCAGATTATGGAACAGGTTGAGGCGCAAACGCCGCTTCGTGGCGCAATGTTGAGGTGTGGGTTGACGGGAACTTCAGCGAAAGGGAAAGGGAATATTCTGGTCATTGGAGAGAGTATCGGCTCCACTTTCCCGTTTACCGGTGAAGGTATCGGCAAAGCCATGGAAACCGGAGAGATTGCTGCACAAATCGTCAATGAGGCGTTTAATCAATCGGATTTTGCTGCATTAGATAAATTTCCTGCACGTGTTGAACAAGAATTAAAACCAAAATTTTTCGGCTATCAAATCGCACAGGATTGGTTTTCCAAACCGTGGTTGAATGATTTTGTGACACGTAGAATAAATAAAAGCCGGTTTTTACAGGAAGGACTTGCCGGAATGGTTAATGAAACCGTTGACCCGGGAAAAATATTTTCAATCGGCGGCATCCTGCGATCTTTTTTCGGGTGA
- a CDS encoding xanthine dehydrogenase family protein molybdopterin-binding subunit yields the protein MAEYKWPDAEKRTLIGKRISRVDGPPKVSGRAKYNSDVNRPNMLFGKILRSPHAHAKIVSIDTSAAEKMKGVAAVQIINNVGFEIQWAGENIVAVAAIDEPTAEDAIRAIKIQYEILPHYVVDNDPNNAGDRARPTAATTKGDPDKGFAEAEVIHEGEYGLPVITHCCLEPHGSVAEWDGNNLTSFISTQAVSNIAAQIAPPLQIPAGNVRVQQDHIGGGFGSKFGPDTWDVAAAKLAKKAGKPVKIFLERDAELMVAGGRPSLYAKVKIGAKKDGTLTAWESVSWGTGGVGGSGNPNPLMPYIVDIPNQRKQNIGIVNNIGPQRAWRAPTHPQVCYMTMSALDDLAAKLNMDPLDLFLKNKNLLGTRQNVYAEELVIAAEKIAWKKNWHPRGDKTPGYLKRGLGLSIHTWGGGGHASDCDIVIQPDGSVEVKMGTQDLGVGTRTALAIVAGDTLGLPLEAIKISIGDNKYPASGGSGGSTTIGGVSASTRRGCLDALDQIFAKVAPTLGAQPADLEAVGGKIQVKGNPAKSLSWKEACQKLGAAPLTVRGKNPGPGQLTSQGVGGVQMADVTVDIETGIVKINKIVAVQDVGLVINAKLAESQVNGAIIMGVCWALYEEKVMDARTGKALNPNMEFYKLAGIGDIGDFEVHLMTGKGYDERGVIGIGEPPAVSPGAAIGNAVANAIGVRVPNLPLTPDRVLAALEKGGRS from the coding sequence ATGGCTGAATATAAATGGCCTGATGCCGAAAAACGCACATTAATCGGTAAACGCATTTCCCGCGTCGACGGCCCGCCGAAAGTTTCCGGCAGAGCCAAATACAATTCCGATGTCAACCGCCCGAATATGTTGTTCGGTAAAATTCTGCGTTCGCCGCACGCGCATGCGAAAATCGTCAGCATTGACACCTCTGCGGCTGAAAAGATGAAAGGCGTGGCGGCGGTGCAAATCATCAACAACGTGGGCTTTGAAATTCAATGGGCGGGTGAAAATATCGTGGCGGTTGCAGCAATCGATGAACCCACCGCCGAAGATGCCATCCGCGCCATCAAAATTCAGTATGAAATCCTGCCGCATTATGTTGTCGATAACGACCCGAATAATGCGGGTGACCGCGCCAGACCGACTGCGGCAACCACCAAGGGCGATCCCGATAAAGGGTTTGCCGAAGCCGAAGTCATTCACGAAGGCGAATATGGTTTGCCGGTCATCACCCATTGCTGTCTGGAACCGCATGGCTCGGTTGCCGAATGGGACGGCAATAACTTGACCTCTTTCATTTCAACTCAAGCAGTGAGCAATATTGCGGCGCAAATTGCGCCGCCGTTGCAAATTCCCGCAGGCAATGTGCGCGTTCAACAAGACCATATTGGCGGCGGCTTCGGCAGCAAATTTGGTCCCGATACCTGGGACGTGGCAGCCGCGAAACTGGCGAAAAAAGCCGGTAAACCGGTCAAAATATTTCTTGAACGTGATGCTGAATTAATGGTTGCCGGTGGGCGTCCTTCGCTTTATGCCAAAGTTAAAATCGGCGCGAAAAAAGACGGCACACTGACCGCATGGGAATCGGTATCTTGGGGCACAGGTGGCGTCGGCGGTTCAGGCAATCCCAATCCCTTGATGCCTTATATCGTCGATATTCCCAACCAACGCAAACAAAACATCGGCATCGTCAATAACATCGGGCCCCAGAGAGCCTGGCGCGCGCCGACCCATCCGCAGGTTTGTTATATGACCATGAGCGCGTTGGATGATCTGGCGGCAAAATTAAATATGGACCCGCTTGATCTCTTTTTGAAAAACAAAAATCTGCTCGGCACCCGCCAGAATGTTTATGCCGAGGAGTTGGTGATTGCCGCTGAAAAAATCGCCTGGAAAAAGAACTGGCATCCGCGCGGCGATAAAACTCCGGGTTATCTCAAACGCGGACTCGGACTTTCGATTCACACCTGGGGCGGGGGCGGTCACGCCAGCGATTGCGACATCGTGATTCAACCGGATGGCTCTGTCGAAGTCAAAATGGGCACCCAGGATTTAGGTGTCGGCACGCGCACGGCGCTTGCCATCGTTGCCGGGGATACTTTGGGTTTACCACTCGAAGCTATCAAAATCAGCATCGGCGATAACAAATATCCGGCGTCCGGAGGCTCTGGCGGCAGCACCACCATCGGCGGCGTCTCCGCTTCCACACGGCGTGGTTGTCTTGATGCGCTTGATCAAATTTTTGCCAAAGTCGCGCCAACCCTTGGCGCACAACCGGCTGACCTTGAAGCTGTCGGCGGCAAAATTCAAGTCAAAGGCAATCCCGCTAAAAGCCTGAGTTGGAAAGAAGCCTGTCAGAAGTTGGGCGCCGCGCCGCTCACGGTTCGCGGCAAAAATCCCGGACCCGGACAACTCACTTCGCAAGGCGTCGGCGGCGTACAGATGGCTGATGTGACGGTCGATATTGAAACCGGCATCGTCAAAATCAATAAAATCGTCGCCGTGCAAGATGTCGGTTTGGTAATCAACGCCAAGCTCGCTGAAAGTCAGGTAAACGGCGCAATCATTATGGGCGTTTGCTGGGCATTGTATGAAGAAAAGGTGATGGATGCGCGAACCGGAAAAGCCTTGAATCCGAATATGGAGTTTTACAAACTTGCAGGCATCGGTGACATCGGCGATTTTGAAGTCCATCTGATGACCGGCAAAGGTTACGATGAGCGCGGCGTGATAGGCATCGGTGAACCGCCTGCGGTTTCGCCCGGCGCAGCCATTGGCAATGCGGTGGCGAACGCCATAGGGGTGCGCGTTCCCAATCTGCCACTGACACCCGACCGCGTGCTTGCCGCGCTTGAGAAAGGAGGTCGCTCGTGA
- a CDS encoding D-alanyl-D-alanine carboxypeptidase, giving the protein MILSKYRTPRSISCFIAIIISLALTTAFPTHTEAKSRKSGKSSAQSSKSKRGSVSRSRTAKGSKSRGRKAVARSRGGKSNVRVARVRVRGRNGKMVWKRVYVAQRPRYVSQPASATTIGRHGTGVHNFLAESWKEAQLNPPGSTGSATPVVTTSGIADADAAKASPSLTQTNGANQIITGQNGEGEAYANPLVGAYATSLMARGFSPDNQGFIVTTMDGEVLAEHNADRLFNPASVTKIATSLAAIAKVGPHFQYRTNLYTDGGLDPTTGTLKGSLYVIGCSDPAFFYENAMLIADQLNRAGIHTVEGNLVVLGQFYFNFSANRDASAKALRNAWNPTAWNATAKAAYSHFLSMRPIDSQNTTTLQQPALTIMGDTITDPAVNTSNLKLLATHTSLPLIRVLKGLNDFSNNWMATMIGNLVGGPDAVQRILQQEVGFTAEDLNIASASGLGSNQISPRGTIKMMRKLATYLAKYNLGFEDILPVAGIDAGTLQRRFDEQFRGSVVGKTGTLSGVSALAGVMYTRSKGALLFVIYNRGGSVYSFRNAQDETIKKIITLYGGPVSVKFSPPLNPSVNEKNQDAGQANQMKQK; this is encoded by the coding sequence ATGATCCTGTCGAAATATCGAACTCCCCGAAGCATATCCTGCTTCATCGCCATCATCATCAGCCTTGCACTCACCACGGCGTTTCCCACACACACCGAAGCCAAAAGTCGAAAATCAGGCAAATCATCTGCCCAGTCATCAAAAAGCAAACGTGGGAGTGTGAGTCGTAGCCGAACCGCTAAAGGCTCGAAAAGTCGTGGTCGAAAAGCGGTTGCGCGTTCACGTGGCGGCAAAAGCAATGTTCGCGTCGCCCGTGTAAGAGTTCGCGGACGTAATGGCAAAATGGTTTGGAAACGGGTTTATGTCGCTCAACGACCGCGATATGTTTCCCAACCCGCAAGCGCCACCACCATCGGAAGACATGGAACCGGCGTTCACAATTTTTTAGCCGAGTCCTGGAAAGAGGCGCAACTGAATCCGCCCGGTTCAACCGGAAGCGCGACGCCTGTGGTAACGACTTCAGGTATTGCCGATGCGGATGCGGCTAAAGCCTCACCCTCGCTTACCCAAACCAATGGTGCCAATCAAATCATCACCGGTCAAAACGGCGAAGGTGAAGCATACGCCAATCCGCTGGTTGGCGCGTATGCGACAAGTTTGATGGCGCGGGGATTTTCGCCCGACAATCAAGGGTTTATCGTCACCACGATGGATGGCGAAGTGCTTGCCGAACACAATGCCGACCGCTTGTTTAATCCGGCATCGGTTACGAAAATCGCCACCTCGCTTGCCGCTATCGCCAAAGTCGGCCCGCATTTTCAATATCGCACCAATCTTTACACCGACGGCGGATTAGACCCGACGACCGGCACCCTGAAAGGCTCGCTCTATGTCATCGGGTGCAGTGACCCGGCATTCTTCTATGAAAATGCCATGCTTATTGCCGACCAGTTGAATCGCGCAGGCATTCACACCGTCGAAGGCAACCTGGTCGTTTTAGGACAATTCTATTTCAACTTTTCGGCAAATCGTGATGCTTCCGCTAAGGCGCTTCGCAATGCCTGGAATCCCACCGCGTGGAATGCCACTGCCAAAGCCGCATACTCGCATTTTCTTTCCATGCGACCGATTGATAGTCAAAACACCACAACCTTGCAGCAACCGGCGTTGACAATTATGGGCGATACCATCACTGACCCGGCGGTGAATACCTCGAATTTGAAATTGCTCGCCACTCACACTTCACTGCCGTTGATTCGTGTGCTCAAAGGGTTGAATGATTTCTCGAATAACTGGATGGCGACGATGATTGGCAATCTGGTTGGCGGACCCGATGCCGTGCAACGTATTTTGCAACAGGAAGTCGGATTCACTGCCGAAGATTTGAACATCGCCAGCGCCTCGGGTTTAGGCTCGAATCAAATTTCGCCACGCGGAACCATCAAAATGATGCGGAAACTGGCGACTTATCTCGCCAAATACAACCTCGGTTTTGAAGATATTTTACCAGTTGCGGGAATCGATGCCGGAACCCTGCAACGCCGTTTTGACGAGCAGTTTCGCGGTTCGGTGGTCGGCAAAACCGGCACGTTGAGCGGCGTGAGCGCGCTGGCAGGTGTGATGTACACCCGGTCAAAAGGCGCGCTGCTGTTTGTCATTTATAATCGCGGCGGTTCGGTTTATTCATTCCGCAACGCGCAGGATGAAACCATTAAAAAAATCATTACGCTTTATGGCGGTCCGGTGTCTGTGAAATTTTCGCCGCCGCTGAATCCGAGTGTAAATGAAAAAAATCAGGACGCCGGGCAAGCCAATCAGATGAAACAAAAGTAG